In a single window of the Dreissena polymorpha isolate Duluth1 chromosome 3, UMN_Dpol_1.0, whole genome shotgun sequence genome:
- the LOC127873278 gene encoding serine/threonine-protein phosphatase 6 regulatory ankyrin repeat subunit A-like, with protein sequence MSGLNESIAGNDVRYVRTIVRNDQLSFPELVSGLVQACKLGRADCGAAILESGISANVQDTDGLYPLAAACMNGHASVIELLLLWDCDVSVKYGPDQNTGLHLAAEIGSIECTRLLVKAGADINARNRLDDTPLILACINGYISVVKYLLVHQAAVRRRGYLDRTALHCATENGHLQICKILVTAKADFEEDDSFGNTPLISAAEKGYIELLKLYLATGCDVNRTSHSGCTALHFAAQHGDMECCRLLLQSGAEIDAQEVRRFTPVMMAAMNGHVLVIELLVENKCNVNMVAYNKRTALHLAAERGHIECCQYLLQAGCFIDAQDALGYTPIYVAASKGTTQLIKFFIDRKADLEKEPTNRHSLLHCAAASGSVQCCVELVTQGFDIDAKNRDNLTPLISSVKSKHWKTTNYLLGQGCEVNSRGLHGMTALNEAVFNNCPHLVKLLLEHKADSDIEDDAGTLPLWFAVDANNSESIRLLTNAGCRFDVRSTLNDTCKPCNALEHAVHKQRIAVIEYLVGVYCEKAVNNLISLKNNLDGSPVLFMATKNCLLSLTKGPVSLKSLCRQRVKRSLKNMCLSPDDLQSLKLPRSILEYLFYSNMNLD encoded by the exons ATGTCTGG gttgAATGAATCAATTGCTGGAAATGATGTCCGTTATGTGAGGACAATTGTTCGTAATGACCAGCTTTCGTTTCCCGAACTAGTTAGTGGACTTGTACAAGCTTGTAAGCTTGGTCGTGCTGACTGTGGTGCGGCTATACTTGAATCTGGCATCTCTGCAAACGTCCAGGACACAGATGGCCTCTACCCTCTTGCTGCAGCCTGCATGAATGGGCATGCTAGTGTCATAGAGCTTCTGCTGTTATGGGATTGTGATGTCTCAGTCAAGTACGGTCCTGACCAGAACACTGGCTTGCATCTTGCGGCAGAGATTGGCTCAATAGAGTGCACTCGATTGTTGGTGAAAGCGGGGGCAGATATCAATGCAAGGAATAGATTGGATGATACTCCATTGATTCTTGCTTGTATTAATGGGTATATCAGCGTAGTTAAGTATCTGTTAGTCCATCAAGCTGCGGTTAGAAGGAGAGGCTATCTAGATAGGACGGCTTTACACTGCGCAACGGAGAACGGTCATTTACAAATATGTAAAATTTTAGTCACTGCAAAAGCAGATTTTGAGGAGGACGACTCTTTTGGGAATACTCCTTTAATTTCTGCAGCGGAAAAAGGTTATATAGAGTTGCTGAAATTGTATCTTGCCACAGGGTGCGATGTCAACAGAACGAGCCACAGTGGATGCACAGCTTTGCATTTCGCTGCACAGCATGGGGACATGGAATGCTGCCGTCTCCTGCTGCAGTCAGGTGCAGAAATTGATGCCCAAGAAGTTCGCAGATTCACACCAGTCATGATGGCTGCCATGAACGGCCATGTTTTGGTGATAGAGCTGCTAGTTGAAAACAAATGTAATGTCAACATGGTGGCGTATAACAAGAGAACTGCACTTCATTTAGCTGCGGAAAGAGGTCACATAGAATGTTGTCAATACTTGCTTCAGGCTGGGTGCTTCATCGATGCACAAGATGCTTTGGGTTACACGCCAATATATGTTGCAGCATCTAAAGGGACTACTCAACTAATTAAATTCTTCATTGACCGCAAAGCGGACCTAGAAAAAGAGCCCACCAATAGACATTCACTGTTGCACTGTGCAGCTGCCAGTGGGAGTGTGCAGTGTTGCGTAGAGCTTGTAACACAAGGGTTTGACATTGATGCTAAAAATAGAGATAACCTCACACCTCTGATAAGCTCTGTTAAGAGTAAGCACTGGAAAACCACCAATTATTTACTGGGACAGGGATGCGAGGTCAACAGTAGAGGCTTGCATGGAATGACAGCTCTCAATGAAGCTGTTTTCAACAATTGTCCCCATCTTGTCAAGTTGTTGCTGGAGCATAAAGCAGACTCTGATATTGAAGATGATGCTGGGACGTTGCCACTCTGGTTTGCAGTTGACGCTAATAATTCAGAATCCATCAGACTTCTGACAAATGCTGGATGTCGGTTTGATGTGCGATCCACACTGAATGATACATGCAAGCCGTGCAATGCTTTAGAACACGCTGTCCATAAGCAGAGAATTGCTGTCATAGAGTACTTGGTTGGTGTGTACTGCGAAAAGGCTGTTAATAATCTTATTTCATTGAAGAATAATTTGGATGGTTCACCAGTGCTATTTATGGctacaaagaattgcctgctatCACTCACAAAGGGACCGGTGTCGTTAAAATCACTGTGCAGGCAGCGTGTGAAAAGGTCACTGAAAAATATGTGCTTGAGCCCAGATGATCTTCAGTCGCTGAAATTGCCGAGGTCAATACTCGAGTATTTGTTTTACTCAAATATGAATCTGGATTAA